In the genome of Monodelphis domestica isolate mMonDom1 chromosome 2, mMonDom1.pri, whole genome shotgun sequence, one region contains:
- the HAPLN2 gene encoding hyaluronan and proteoglycan link protein 2, with the protein MPNQLILYALWSLLFRLGVAIYHKGTGNPAPHPGPHYLLPPIHEVIHSRRGATVTLPCVLGTPPPSYKVRWSKVEPGELRETLILITNGHHARGYGPLGDRARMRRGHRLDASLVITGVALEDEGRYRCELINGLEDESLALTLRLEGVVFPYQPSRGRYQFNYYEAKQACAEQDGRLATYPQLYQAWTEGLDWCNAGWLLEGSVRYPVLTARTPCGGRGRPGIRSYGPRDKQRDRYDAFCFTSALRGHVFFVPGRLTLAEASGACVRRGAVLAKVGHLYAAWKFSGLDRCDGGWLADGSVRFPITTPRPRCGGLPDPGVRSFGFPSPEQPAYGTYCYAET; encoded by the exons AGGTGTTGCCATATATCACAAAGGCACAGGCAATCCAG CACCCCACCCTGGTCCCCACTATCTCCTGCCCCCCATCCACGAGGTCATTCACTCTCGCCGCGGTGCCACGGTCACCCTACCCTGCGTTCTGGgcaccccaccccccagctaCAAGGTGCGCTGGAGCAAAGTGGAGCCTGGGGAACTACGGGAAACACTAATCCTGATTACCAATGGGCACCATGCCCGGGGCTACGGACCCCTGGGAGACCGTGCCAGGATGAGGAGGGGGCACAGGCTGGATGCCTCCCTTGTGATCACGGGTGTAGCGCTGGAGGACGAGGGGAGATACCGCTGCGAGCTCATCAATGGCCTGGAAGATGAGAGCTTGGCACTGACCCTCAGGCTGGAGG GTGTAGTTTTCCCGTACCAGCCCAGTCGGGGCCGATACCAGTTTAATTACTATGAAGCTAAGCAAGCATGTGCTGAGCAGGACGGGCGGCTAGCCACGTACCCCCAGCTCTACCAGG CGTGGACTGAGGGCCTGGACTGGTGTAACGCGGGTTGGCTCCTGGAAGGCTCAGTGCGTTACCCGGTGTTGACAGCTCGAACACCCTGTGGAGGTCGGGGTCGGCCAGGGATTCGCAGTTACGGGCCTCGAGATAAGCAACGTGATCGCTACGACGCTTTCTGTTTTACCTCCGCGTTGCGGG GCCACGTGTTCTTCGTTCCTGGCCGTCTGACGCTTGCTGAGGCGAGCGGAGCCTGCGTGAGGCGCGGAGCTGTGCTGGCCAAGGTTGGCCACCTCTATGCTGCCTGGAAGTTCTCGGGCCTGGACCGCTGCGACGGGGGCTGGCTGGCTGACGGCAGTGTACGCTTCCCCATCACCACTCCACGGCCCCGTTGTGGAGGCCTCCCGGATCCCGGAGTCCGCAGCTTCGGTTTCCCCAGCCCAGAGCAGCCAGCCTATGGGACCTACTGCTATGCCGAGACCTAG